tatttttcatacccatcagttataaggggggggggggataaaaaaatatgaaattttgtgtgcatatagggtaggtctgagaatcacaTCCCTcagttataaggaggggggggggggagatcaAAGgggtaataacatatatggcaaaacaacgtttgtggggttagctagtttctatataaaatacgaagaaactttttaCCTGAACTAATATGTCGTGAACTTGATTGAGTGCGTGCGTTTGTTTATAGTTGTTTGGATTTTATGTACCAGTTCTGGTATACCCATTTATATACCACTGGGGTGGTAAACAAGTACATGGTCCGCCAGATGGTATGGGGTTTTCGTAATCTATGAAGAAATATCAAGAGCATCGCACCACAATACCACCTTACCCCCACTGCGAATACAGCGAATCCCTAGACCCTGTGGTTACTTTGCTTACCAGAGGAACATACTACTTGTGAGCATTATATATCTTCTGAAAAtgtctgtgatcttctgaaaggtTAAAGCATTTTTCTAGGGCAGTTCTAAATTTAGAGCCAGGTTTTTTCTGATATACCTTAATACAAACGTATATAAACATGCTATGATCTACTATATAGATGGTATTTATATTccatttgtattattatttccattgtattattgttatatatttatatattccatttgtattattatttttgtaaatgagattattttgactttcgttgagtgtgtatatcaccttatgacgaaataaaggttttcatttcatttcatttcactaCGAAAAATTTATTCGTTTAAAGATTTTCAATAATCGTAAGTGCATCTAATccttaaatttcaagtctacAGTATAATGGATTAATAATGAAGCAGGATCAATTCCGAACACGTTCTCAGGGTAATACTTCGAATGCTTGAGACTTATAAATTTCGTAACAGATGCAAGTAATTAGCTATAACTCTTAAAGACGTAGATGGCCTGAAATTGTGGAGTTTGACTTATTAAGTAATAGACTATATTAGTTTTTAAGGTATTAGATACCTacatttttctttgttatatttttgtatttcatcGTTAGGGGGAATGAACTTTGGCAATGAGTAACCCGAGAAATATAGCAACTTATACAACATTTTTGGCACAGAGAAAGTGAAGTCATGTTAATAGTCATTAACAACATGACATGAGGTAAAAACGTGGTTGAATATATTACAGTAgtctaattattaaaaaaaaatgttacgttGAAATGATACTCCACTTTAGCCTGTAAAAACCGCGAATACGTTGGTATATATacactcaaataaataaacatacacacacacacagacacatgTGCATACGCTAACATAAACGctatgcttcagcctgttatatcccactgctaggcataggcttctttccccatgtactcgtaggagaagaatcagagcttaatccaccacgctgttccaatgcgggtggatatattctctactatgtttaacgatcactatcaggtttatatgataacaaccggggccgacagcttaacgtgctttcctaggcacggtggggagacccactaggactaacaaccagaccgaaaataaatatttgtataagcacaaatatccactccgagcgggaagcaaataataaagaattgtaACGATGAACTACTGATAAATTCTAAAATGTTGTAAATTGAAGTAGGGTTATAATGCAGGAAatgtcttgctcaaaatttggagcagcctgaGTGGAAAGTTTCTCAattttacagaagataacagctaaatagcCCTGTTCTGTCTGTGTTcgtaagtagtgttgtgttcttatgGTGAGTTAGGTAGCTAGAGCTTCTGGGAGGGCCGAGAATAGGGTCAATAACacgcttgtaatgcttctggtcTTGCCGGCGTCCATAAAATTAGGTATCCATTACTATCAGTCTATCAAGCGGACCGTACGCTCATTTAcacattttaatgtaaaaatatgtaatctTAAATCTTGGTAGAGAACTATTATGTAATAGAGAATTTTACACTTAccaactattaaaaaaaagcactataaataaaataaatatttttggtaaCAAATGAAGCTTATACTTTATAatacgaaataaatttattatgtactttgaaaataattacaGCCACATTACAAGGGACAGTGTACTAAACAAATACCAAGTACAAGTTTAAAACGGTAAAAGGTTGTTACAATGTTAATACGGATAAAAGGTCGTGTTAATTGtgctattaaaattatcaaaatttcataacattACCTTCtctaaataatatgtaaattttgaagtaattacataaaaaagttcaatttgaatggaaataaaatataacatgaaATTAATAGTGTTTGCATAATATTCATctgtttttaaatcaaataaaatattgtatatgacATAGGTGATTTATTTTCAAAGACCTACGatcaaaatatgtatgtatatatgactACGTATTATATTGTCTGAAGTATGAAAATTTATTGCGTGTATTTAGCGAACGTGATAAAGGATGAGGTCATCTAATGCGACTGCAGTTGAAATTAGGTCTAGGGAATGAAACATTTCAGCGAAGTATtagttaataagtttttttttttttttttttaatcaagtttAAGGGCTTTATCGCAAGAGCGATTATGTCGCCCTGGTTAGGAGACatagtttaattattacatattcacAACTTAAGTTCTCCTATccactaacttatataaaattcgGGCCAAGTCTGAGAGTGGGTCAGCCAGGATGGTATTACATTTTCCCAACTCATTAATAAAAGAACATGTATCTCTGATGTCCTTGTTCCGGGCACATTCCATCAATATGTGGTAAAAGTCATCAACAACATTACAGACGGAGCAATTCGGAGATGTAATTTTCCGCATTAGAAATGAGAATTTATTGCATGGAATGTGTCCGGAACGAAGCCTCAGTGCTGTCACAGTTTCTGTTCTACTCAAACATGATTTTTCAATCCATGGGGGTCGTGCAGGATGTGGTTGGATCGTGCGATACCATATACCTTTTTCCTTAGATCTTtggttaaaatattctttaaataggTCATGACATTGAATTCTAAGCGTATATATATGGGTGGTAAAAGAAGGTAAAAGGTTAATAGGAATACCCTCAGTTGAAGCTTCTTTAGCTAAAGTATCGACTAACTCGTTGCCCGCTAGACCAATGTGAGATGGGATCCCCTGTAAAATAACAGTTTTCCCACTCTCTTTGATTTGTGTAATTGTATCTAGAATGGAGTAGGCTATCGTTGTGCCTCGAAATGTCGAGGTGCAACGAGCCAGGTGCTGCAACGAGGTTTTGGAGtcagttaatattaaaatcctGTTAGTGCTTAAAGTTTTGGAATAGGACAGTGCCTCTGCGATAGCAAGAAGTTCAGCTTCCATAATAGAGGcttgaaagttaattttaaattttatacaaagtcCATTTTGTTGATCATAAAATGCTGCGCCAAtattattattgctatttttagaagcatcatcttcctgcccttatcccacttatgaagggtcggcacaacatgtttttctcttccattcctctctatttttcgtcacttcagtgcttactcctttctttctcatatcctcactcacacaatccatccatcgctttttcggtctgccaatcgctcttcgtccttcgacattcatccctaacattcttttaccgacatagcggtcatccctcctcattacatgcccataccacgctaacctattactccttattttctctgtcacaggtgctactttcaaacttccccttatatactcatttctaatccgatctttcctcgttactccacacatccatcttagcattctcatctcggctgcgtgcactcttctttcatccgtcacttttgttgcccaacattctgatccatatattacgacaggtcttatgatcgttttatagattttccccttaagtttaaggggcattcgtggatcacaagctgttccagagacctgtcgccatttcatccatcccgcatttattctatttttcacgtcacggtctatgttgccgtcattttgtattaatgacccaaggtagcggaagtcggagcagactggtagggatacaccatccaaggcaatatgggaaaaaccggacgaccgctgaaatcgcagaacaagtgctcggttttagacctacttatcctcaatcccgcgccctccagtctttcctgccattttcccagtctgctctgtacctcaaggacattatctccgacaagaacaacgtcgtcagcaaacagcatacaccagggtgcttcctcctgtatgtctgatgttagaacatccattaccaggaggaatagatacgggcttaaagccgacccctggtgcaaacctacagccacactgaacttgtcagttaccccggcttcggaccggacgtgggtgctagctctatcatacatcgcctgaacaagtcgtacatacttctctggcactcctttccttttcatagcccaccacagaaccttacgggggaccctatcgtatgccttttccagatccacgaacaccatatgcaagtctttttgtgcgagtcgatatttttcgcagagttggcggagtgcaaatatggcgtccgtagttccccggcccggcataaatccaaattggttctgtgtgacctcacattcttctctcattcgtcgcgctatcactttctcccatatcttcatgctatgtgacatgagctttattccccgatagctgctgcagtcctgtatgtcacctttatttttaaaaatgggcaccagtgaactgtagcaccattcctcgggtataacctcttcttgcagcaacttattgaaaaataaagtcagccacTTCCATCCATCCGCATTCAAAAACTTCCACACTTccgctggtataccatctggcccaactgcttttccattcttcatactctgcactgccatcttcacttcctctatacttacctctttcaccattccttcattacttcgtacattttctaacactccgctccattcattttcttcgttcatcaagttattaaagtatCTCTTCCAGCGTTCTTTTATTTCCTCATTGTCCGTCAAGATCTTCCCCGCTtcgtcttttatacatttcatatggtttacatctcttgcattcatctctctctctctcgctattctaaaaagatttttttgacctTGTGGGCTCTCTAAAGAATCATACAACTTATCTTGAACCTTGGCCCTTGCGATTGCGACTGCTTTCTTAGCcttctttttactattttgatattccaatctttttattttcttttctctgtcatttccatcttccactcttttccattctttgaaagcattcttcttttctttcaaaatcgtcTGTACTTCCTCATTCCACCACCATGTATCCCTCTCTATCTTTCTTTTCCCTTTCGTTTCCCCTAGGACATCCCTTGCTACACTTCGCACCCACGTTGCCATCTCACTCCAGCACTCGTTTACTCCCATCCCCACCATATCTCCCATCTCTATCAGTTTACCAATCACTCTTTCCCGGAATTCTGCAGCCATCTTCCTATCATCCAGTCTGTACCATTTCGTTCTAACTGGGGGCTTCGGGCTCTTATTTAAACTCTGAACTCTCAGAGTTAAATCCAGGAGCAGTAGCCTATGCTGGGAGACAAGACTCTCACTCGGTATTACCTTGCAGTCCTTGGCCGATTTTAGCCTGTTTCTTCTTAATTGCTATTTTTAGAAGCATCTGTAAAAATGATGTAGAATGAagtgtatattttgtttatataattgctacagattaattttaaatgaaaagtattataattatgttttgatttagttattGTTTCTACATTAGTTCTTATATTGTTTGCTATATCTATGTTATTAACCCAAGTGCTTAATGTAAAcatacctaatttttttttagaggCAATAGGCTTAGATTTAAGGTTTTcatatattgtagttaataAGGGTACCCTTTTATTTCTCCAATATCTATTATTAGTTAAAGTAGTAAGttcaacaatatttttgaatactaaACAATTTTCCATGGATTTACTTTTAAGCCAATACTTACCAGCTAAATATCTTCTACGTAAATGCAAAGGAAAAAGGTATAACTCACTTTCCATTACATGGATTGGTGTTGTTCTAATAAAACCGCCTATTACACGCATGGCCTGATTTTGAATTCTGTCTAATTTTAACAGGGATGTTTTTGTGctgttatcatataaaaaacTGGCATAGTCTATCCGGCTCCGAATGACGGATATATATAACTTTCGTAAATGTTTTTGATGCACTCCCCATCCCGAACCCGCTAATAGCTTAAATATATTAAGGAATTTAAGTACTTTAATTgatatttcgtttatatgtttCCCCCCCACCTAAGTGATCGATCCAACCACACCCCCAAGTATTTCACAGTATCAACTATATCCAgtggattattatttatacatacacagAAGTCCACAGGGCGTCGTTGCTGTCCTTTGTTAAAGATACATATTTTACTCTTATGTGTAGAAATGTCTAAATTTagattataaaatagtttagttAGAATGTTAAGTGCTAGTTGTATATTATTCCTAGCATCAATCATATTATTTGAGCTTAAGTACAGTACATAATCGTCGGCATATTGCAAAATGGATACATTTGAGATAGATTTACACACATATATTGTccctatattaaataaaagcgGTGACAAGGGGTCCCCCTGGGCCAATCCACGACCTGTACTTCGAGAGATCTCATAGTCTGAacctttaatatataaatatctttctttGAGAAATGACCATAGATATCTACAAATATTTGATCCCACACCAAGACCATCTAAACCGAGTAATACATTACagatatcaatattattatatgcatTCTCTATGTCAAGAAAACAtccaacagtaaataaatttttagaaaaaccaATTTGGATTGAGGAAACTAAACAAGTTAAGCTACCTAAAGTTGAACATCCTTTCCTAAAACCCTTGGTCTCTTCGGAAAAAAGCTCATTATGCTCCATAAACCATTCGAGtctgtaatttattattgagtGAAATATTTTGCAAATGCAGGACATAAGAGAGATAGGCCTAATCGAATCTATCGAAGCAGAATCGCGTCCAAGTTTTGGTATGGGTGTAATACGAATTTGGCGCCATTGGTAAGGAACAAAAGAACAggataaaaacttattataaagaGTTAATAAAACTTCCTTGCCCCTTTCAGGAAGATTTTTAATCATCGAAAATGATATATTGTCGCACCCGGGTGCAGTATCTTTTGACTTAATGCATTTTTCGAGTTCATGTCTGGATATCTGATGTTGAAGCTGTACGTTTACAGATCGAAATTGAGGATGAGGTGGTGTACAATAATCCGGGGATAAATTACACAGAAGTGTTTCGGCTATATTTTTGTCTACATGAAATTTTGATGATCTATACCCCTTCAACCAACGTAGGCGGTGCCACATATTATTTGCTGTAGTATTTTCGTCTAAGGAAGAGCAAAAATTGTGCCATGATTCACTTTTAGCCTTCCTTAATAGTCTCTGGGCGGTTCGAATCTTGTTCTggagtatatttaaattactaggAGTAGGATTGTGTCTAAAACGAGATAGGGCCAATCTTCGTTCCGCCACTGCTTTTGATAAGGTGGGATTCCAAAAAGGTTTGGGATGAAATTTAGTATTGGGATTTACAGGAATTTTAAAGAATGGAATACTTCGATCTGCGGCTTCATTTATAACATCAACAAACGCATTATAGCTGTTTTGCAAATCatcgaaattaaatatatttctttcagCAAATAACTTGTCTATGATTTTAGAATATAGCAGCCAGtcagtctttttaaaattacgttttttaataaatacggGAACAACACTATTTGAAGTCGATAGTTTAATCATAAGGTGGTCACTTCCTAAAGTTTCATTTACTACCtgccaattaaatttaaaggagATATCAGAAGAGACCAAAGAAATATCAGGCGAGGACTGTTGAAGAACACCGTTAACTAATTTTAAACGTGTATGACTTCCATCatttaatgtaactaaattattatcaattaaggAATCAAGAATTTGAATGCCTCGAGGATCCGTTTTGTTGGACCAATTGGTGTGGTGACCGTTAAAGTCTCCAAGAACTACAGATCGTGAAGATGCCAATGAAAAGATGTAATCCCAGTCACGTTGAGTTGTGTGAACATTTGGTGGACAATACACGGACATAACAGTTTCAATAGTAtcgcaattaaatatttttatactcacTATCTCTATATTATTGTTGGTTTGTAAAGGATATAATTGAGTCTTCAATGATTTGTGTGCAAATATAGCCACGCCGCCCCAACCATCTGGTCTATCCTGTCGATAGATATTGTAATCTTTTAGTGAAATATCAATATTTGGTCCTAACCAGGTCTCACTAATGGCCGCTATATCGATTTTACCAAAGCACAAAATATGTTCAAAATCAGCTAGCTTATGTTTtatactctgagcattccagtgcaagatattaatattatttatttttgccatCAAATATTCTCAGTAAAAAAGACCAATCGGGTATATTATGAAATATCCATGTTATTATCCACTCTAAGCATATTTGTAccgaattttgtattttaagtttaattgaaTCCCCTTttcgtaaaattatatttttaattttaagtattaatatattaaaaggaAAGTCTCTTTTTGGTTTTTCGCTGTTCTTACTACTGCATATCTAGATCACTATTATTCTCTGTAAACGCCTCTTCTACGTAACTGGATTTCCGACGATTCTTTCTTCTCTTCTTTAAAGACGGTCCTTGTTCGCTTAAGTTCTCTTCCACAACTTGACTTGTATTTGGGAGGTTTTTAGATGCTATATGCGCATAAGATGTGGTTGGATGAGCGTTTGAGGTAAGTGCCACATTATCAGATATAGAAGTTGGATTTTGTAAGGTAGATTCGTTATAGCGTGCGGGCGAAGAAGGGGGAACATAAATATCCATTGCTTTTCTATACGAACAATTAAATTCGGCCATGATATCACGAATTCTTCGTTCTTTTATATAGACTGGGCATGTCCTATCTAAAGCCATATGATTTTCATTGCAATTAATACATCTGTATACTGTGATGTCACAGCTGTCGTGCTTACCCCCACATTTTGGGCAATATGATTTTAGAGACGGGCACATTTTACGTGTGTGTCCATATCTCCAACAGTTTGAACACTGTGTTACGGGGAAAACGTACGGTTCTACTCTTActttcatatcaaaaatgtatatgtaagtagGCAATGAGGAACCTTTGAAACCTACTCGAATCTTTTCGCAATCTGACCAACCTATATCGTCTTTATTTTTCCTCTGAAGGCGTTTTACATTGATCACGTCGGTGGTACatgaaatagattttattaagtCTTCTTCAGTTATATCTAATTCAATGTCTTTGATTACCCCATAAGATAAACCAACCTCAAAGGGTCGCTGAAACCTCCAACCCATTTCTATAAAATGATCGCAACTTATTAAGCGGTCTGCACTTTCCTCATTGTTGACttcaatagtaattttaaacggattgatatatttaacttttgaaatatttaatatattcttaGACTTAAATAATTTGGCGAGCGCAAATTGCTTAGGAAACATAGTTTTTGAAGTGACGGTCAATTGAATACCTTCTCTCAACGATCTCAATCTCTGTTTTCTCCGCACGACTTCGGTCCATTCATCTTGGCTTTCATCTTCTTCTCGTCTTCTTTTATGAGTTATGTTATTATAGTTTTCTGCTATCATTTCCTCCTCATTATGTTGTGTAAGTTCATCATTTGAGTTTAATTGTTCATTCGAATTTaagttttcatttatatttgttattattatattttcttcaaCTTCGCCATCCTGAATTGTTTCTTGTTCCATTcttattaagatataaaatcgCACGCAATTGTAGCAGCCAGCCGGCGCGCGCC
The Melitaea cinxia chromosome 23, ilMelCinx1.1, whole genome shotgun sequence DNA segment above includes these coding regions:
- the LOC123664980 gene encoding uncharacterized protein LOC123664980, translated to MEQETIQDGEVEENIIITNINENLNSNEQLNSNDELTQHNEEEMIAENYNNITHKRRREEDESQDEWTEVVRRKQRLRSLREEMGWRFQRPFEVGLSYGVIKDIELDITEEDLIKSISCTTDVINVKRLQRKNKDDIGWSDCEKIRVGFKGSSLPTYIYIFDMKVRVEPYVFPVTQCSNCWRYGHTRKMCPSLKSYCPKCGGKHDSCDITVYRCINCNENHMALDRTCPVYIKERRIRDIMAEFNCSYRKAMDIYVPPSSPARYNESTLQNPTSISDNVALTSNAHPTTSYAHIASKNLPNTSQVVEENLSEQGPSLKKRRKNRRKSSYVEEAFTENNSDLDMQ